In the genome of Lathyrus oleraceus cultivar Zhongwan6 chromosome 4, CAAS_Psat_ZW6_1.0, whole genome shotgun sequence, the window TCTTCGACCCATGAGTACGTTCCACGTATCCTTTCTTATCAAAAGTGGATAAGAATAAAATATGGTTACTCATTGTCAGTCAAAATTCAAATATACGTCGAACAACTCTTTCGTCGAAATAATCTTCTGAACTTGAGATTATCCCTAAATTTCACATTCATCTTCCTTCACAAAAACCAGATTTCGACACACCCTGGGTTTGGTATTCTTGTCGAAATCTTTAGATAACTCCAAAGATCATTTCTTTCCTTATTTTATCACATCTAACTTGATGTCGAAATTCCCACGTAACACTCATTTATCGAGTCAAGCTGAAACAACTCGATATCATAATTATCATCCCCCTCAACATTGACGATCTGTTCgatgtatttgtgcataaaaatCAGCATCTCGTCAATGAATGACATCTTTTGTGGAAGTGGCGTATGAGGTGGTTTGCTAATGCGAGCTCATTTGATAACACTTTTTCTTTTAGATTTTGGAGTTGGTGAGTCGGGAAACTTTTTGTCAACATGGATGTGCTTGTCAAAGGAGCTTGCATTAGAAAACCACCTCCTACACTGCTTCCACCAAAGATTTCATTCATTGAAGAGATGTTGGTTTTCATACACAAATACATCGAGCGGATCGTCAATGTTGAGGGGATGATAATTGGGGATATCGAGTTATTTCGAATTTACTCGAAAGATAATCATACACTTGTCCGCCATGAACTCATCCAAGATATATCTCTATTTTGACCGTGTAGTCGAATTGTCATTCGGTGTAGGCTTCTTTTTTTAATAGATTTTGTAGGTTAAATCAAGTATGAGAACAATAGAAAATGTGTTGAAAAAATCTATGGAATCAGGACGGGTCTAAAATATATCTCTAACATTAACTCCATCATCACACGCTCGGTACCTAGACACGTAACTATTATCATCCAACAGTTTCAAGAGTTGTTGCATTCTAGTTCTATCCCCTTAAGTGTCATGTTAGTTAGGTACTGCATATTATACACTTGCttgatattttattatatttttggGTGTTTTACGTTTTAATGTTGCAAGTATATTTTTCTGTTGAACTAGATTCAATGTCATGTCAGCAAAACATTCCTTCTCTTCTGACATGAGCCAACACACATTAGGATGACCGACTAATTTTTCACAGTCCTTTGGACATGATAATAGTAGAGACTATCATGTGCGTTATCAACATGTTCGTTTGTAATTATAATCTGATTATAAATTAGTTTATAAACACCAACCAATTATAAATTAGTTTTAAAttgaattaaaactattttaaCAATTAActaaatttttattaaaataattaatataaaCCAAGCTATAAATGTAATTCAATTCAATGAAGTCCACAAATCAGAACACTCCAAATAACTACCTCTTCCCCATTCAAGATTGAGAGAAGAAGTTAAGCGTCACAATTTTTGGGTACAAAGCATGATGGGGTAAACCAGATGATTACCTATTCCACACATGCCTTCTTGTATTGTTTGTCTTTTTTATTCTGTTGGATGGCTTGTATCACATACATAAATACATTATATTTAAATAATCAacaattaaaattcaattttCTTTAAAAACGATCTCGTCATATACATAAATACATTATATTTAAATAAACAAATCCTtataaaaagaaaattaaaatttcaACCCTAAAATTCATATGAAATGCACACGTCTAATTCTAAATAGCAAATcacttttttttataaaaattgcAAATCATTTTGAAACACCATTAATAAACAAGAacttaactaacatttaaatagCAAAGGTAATATAGGAACTACGTGGACAGAGTAGATGAGTGTGAGACAAATAAAACCATCTCAACTCCATTTATATAATTCAACTTTCCCCGCACCAGCATTCGTCCTCAACTATATCAGGATTCGTTCAATTTACTCACATGCAATTAACAGCTGATAAATGAATTGAAGAAAAGTAAAAATTCAAATCATCAATTTATAACTATAAGAGAAAAGCAAAAACTAATGTTAATGCTAAAACTCGGGTACTTTTACACAGTAGTGCATATCAACATTGAGATCTGAATTacaagaaaccctaattgaaatTGTATTTCCCAAATTTCTAACCGCCAAATCCGTAAAGAGTTCTTCCCTGTCTCTTGAGAGCATAAACAACGTCCATTGCAGTAACAGTCTTCCGGCGAGCATGCTCCGTGTAAGTAACGGCGTCACGGATAACATTCTCCAGAAAGATCTTCAAAACACCGCGAGTTTCTTCATAGATTAATCCACTGATACGCTTCACACCACCACGCCTTGCAAGACGGCGAATCGCAGGCTTTGTTATTCCCTGAATGTTATCCCTCAAAACCTTACGGTGACGCTTTGCACCACCCTTTCCCAAACCCTTACCACCTTTACCTCTTCCAGACATGGTGATGTTGTTGATAGCTGATTCTTACTTTCAGAGATGTATGAGATTTGATGGATGCTGATGTTGTTTGAATGAGGATTTGTGCAGTTTATATATCATGACAGGGTTTTTTCGACGGCTATCCGTGTGAATAAGCTATCTCAAGATCTCCACCGTTCGATTTAAAATGATTGGTTCAAGATTGAGTATCACGCGGATTGCCACGGTGTCAAATTTTTGGCTCGCGCTATTTCATATTTCAATTTCAATTACTTGAAATCTCACCGCTTTGGCTCCtcttttttaaaattatatttcTTCATTAAACATTTTATTTGTATAAACTCTCTATTTTCTTTTGAATACAgtaaattataataattacaatattaaatttatttataatttattgATTTAAAATTTGATTAGATGTTAATTAGAATTTTAAGAATTTTAGATTCATTAGACTTCTAGGTTAGAGTAATTAGGTTTTTAGAACTTGACTGGAGTATAGGTTAATTAGAATTCTAGAATTTGATTAGGATAATTAGATTTTTAAAATTGATTAGAAATAATAGGATATAATTAGGTGATTAATGATAGTGATAATTAGATAATAAAGTTTGTTTAGTTGTAATTAGATTTTGATTCCTAATTGTGCAATTAACCTTAGTACTTAGGATTTGAAATCTTGAAATGCATGTTTTCCTAGCTTAGGATttgtaaaattattttattaactGATTAATCTTGAAATGCATGTTTACCTAACTTAGGGTTTGAAATCTTGAAATGCATGTTATAAGCATGATTCAATTAATTTCCGTTTTCCCTTGTTCCATCTGTACTGGACCTCGggagctcaagacctcaagaTTCAAGATCAAGAGTTCAAGATTTCAAATTAGTATAAGACATTCACATTGCAGACAAAGCGAACtacttctcaagcacaacaaGGGTCAACACTTATCAATCATGATTTAAGTTGTGtgacatgagccttaagcaatagagaaggagtgagaGTGGAAAATTCCTTAActcattttgaatatctttgggtactTGACGAATGACTCAATTGCTCATCGTATTCTTCTCTATTCATTGACTTCAACACAATTCGAATCACATGAGTGTCAAGTTTCTCTTCATAAGCAACTTTGCACTACAAGGTCAGCAATCAGAATCTTTATCAATACTTGTTAATCATGATAAGAGTTACAcaccatgagccttaagtaacaaAGAATGATAAGAGTGAAACATTCCTTAACTCATCTAGAGTATCCTTGGGTACaggacgaatgacccagttgctcaaggtattcaCCTCTGTTCATAAAttttagtgcaattcgaatcaaaTGATTGATAAGTCTTCATCATATGGAGAAGCAAATAGAGTTTTCCTCGGCAACTTGAAAATTATGATGAGGATCACATGCCATAAGCTTTAAATAGTAAAGAATGAGTGAGAGTGGAGAATTCATATCCTCATTCTAaatatctttgggtatgagaCAAATGATCCAATTGCTCATAgtattcacctttactcatagactttagtgtggttcatATCCAATGATTTCCAAGTCTTCTACATCTTGCATTACCATCCCTCGACAATATTATATTGTCCTTTCTTTGGAACCAAATACCTTACCCCTTTGGATTCCATGAATACCTTCTTAGGAAAATAACAAGTGTCCATCTTTTGAATCAAGAGATGTTTGACTTATTGTCAAACATTTAATTATCTTTGTTTTCGGCTCTTCCATATAGTGGTTCATGCCTTTAGCCCCCCATATATTGGTTCATGCCACCTTTACTTTTTGGTTCAAAGTTCATTTACCTTTATGAGTTCCTATGCTACCATTGTCTTTTGGTGCCAAGTTATACTTTTTATTACTTCAATCACCCCCATTTATTTCTTATTTGTCTTGTCAATCCTAGTTGCGTAGACAAACATCCTTTTTCGTTCTTTGTTCCACATTAATTTTATGAACTATgaagctctgactttctcattctacgatgagaatacgtaggcataaggCTTCGAACCCTTGGAGAGCATCTTAATTATTGATTCTTCGCCATCATAATTATCATTTCTTCTGTCTTAGGGCACCATCCATCATCTATCTTCAATTATAATCATTCATTTCAATGACATATTGTCTCTCTTTAGAACCAAATACCATTTTTCTTTGGGATTCAacatatacccttttaggacaaTTATCCACCTTTGTACCAAGAGTTGTTTGACTTATT includes:
- the LOC127138568 gene encoding histone H4, whose product is MSGRGKGGKGLGKGGAKRHRKVLRDNIQGITKPAIRRLARRGGVKRISGLIYEETRGVLKIFLENVIRDAVTYTEHARRKTVTAMDVVYALKRQGRTLYGFGG